ACTCCAGAAGACATTAAAAACTTTGCAAAATTAGTAGAAACTGCAAAGGGATTAATTGAAGCTAAAACTCCAGTTTTTCAAAGAAATACCTTAATAAGGTGTGCTGGTAGAGATTTAGGTTTACTACTAAATGAAACTGCAATCTTTGGAATATTAGGTAAAGCCCGAAGGGAAATAGAAGGCACACATGATGGATACCTTCCTGATAAAAAAATCAAAGTTCCTAAAACAAAATGGCTATGGGAAGATTTAATTTCTGAAGGTAATGTATCTCTCGTTGTTGCATTACCAAAAGTTGGTAAATCTTCTTTAATTGGTGCTTTCTTAGGTGCAATGAGCAGAGGTAATTCTGAATACCTTGGAAAACAAATTACATCTAAAGCAAAACCTATTTATATATTAGGAACTGACCAACCAATTACAGATTGGGCAGAAATTTTAATTCCTGTTGGTTTGATGAAAAAAACCGCAGAAGATGAAGTTGAGCTAGTTCATCCCTTAAAAAGGCTATGGACTATGGACAGGCCAATTACATTAACTGAAGAAAGTATTGAACAAATACATAATCTTGCAGTTGAAGAGCCTAATTCAATTTTTGTTTTAGATGCTTTTGCAAGTTTGATCTCAGGATTAGGTCTTGATGAGAATCATGTTGATGCTGTCGAACCAGTACGAATGTTATGCGAGGCACTTGCAGGTACAGGTGCAACTATAGTTTTGCTACATCATGCAAGTGGTACTAACTCCAATGAAAGAGCAGTTAAAGCAAGTAGAGGCACTAAAGCATTACCAGCATTGGCCTCAAATATTATTAATTTATCTTGGTTACTTCCAGATGATAAAACTGATAATAGAATTGCTGTTACTACTCAGGGGCGAAGCTCTAAACCTGTAGATATGGTTATTGAGCAAACTGATCGGGCTGTTTGGAGAAACCTTGGCAGTAGTGCAGAGATTAATGAAGAACTAAAACTAGAAAAAGTTGAAAGTAAATTAAATGATCGACAAAATCTGGTTTTAACTCTAGTTAATTCCCTAACACCTCATTGGCCTATTGATTCATTAAATGTAAGCAAACAACTTGCTGATGAATTTAGCAATCAACATGGCAAAGTAAGTGCGTTATCAACTCTTAATCAATTATATAAAAAAGGGTTAATTAAAAAACGCTCTTTTTGTACTGAAAATAGAGGAAAAGTTGCAGGTTTTTATCCAAGAAGCTGGGCTACTTGTCATTCAATATCAGATGAAAATTTTGAATGTTTGCAAAACTATTTCAAAAAAACTGATATTTAAAACTCAAATGTTTGAGTTTATAGAGGGGGTATCAAAAACCCCCTTTTTATCCTTTTCACCCTTTAGCAGAAATTTATATAAAAGCGTAAATAGGGTAAATAGGCATTATTTGGAGAGGTGCACCTAACTTTTATGAGATGTGAATTTTATCCTAACTGCAGCCCCAATTTGACTTAAACCAAAACCTTTTACCTTCCAGTGAATACATATAAACGTATCAGTTATCGTAATGGCGCTAAAAATTATGATTAAGATTAATTTCAGACTATCTGAACTTTCTTCAATGTGCTTAGACAATGAATGAGTCCAGCTAATACGCCAGAATTATATAAAAAATTTAGATTGATGGAAAGAGATAGAAACCAAAAAAATTAGTAATGTAGCTGAATAGAATTAAATTCTGAATGATTTTACGAAATATTAATTTGATTGACAGTCGATCTACAATAAGATTAAAAAAGCAGTTTTAATTGTGAGAAAAATTTTTTTCCTAGTAGTTATATTATCTCTCTTATCATCATGCAGTAATGATGAAGACCTCTATATCACAAATGAAGAGGCTCTTTTTTCTTTAACCTCAGAAAATGCTTTAAAAATTTGCGGAGGAAAGTCTCGTATATTAGAAAATGAGAATGAGGAAATTATAAAAATTGAGATAAACGA
This region of Prochlorococcus sp. MIT 0604 genomic DNA includes:
- a CDS encoding AAA family ATPase produces the protein MSKDKNRESRTPEDIKNFAKLVETAKGLIEAKTPVFQRNTLIRCAGRDLGLLLNETAIFGILGKARREIEGTHDGYLPDKKIKVPKTKWLWEDLISEGNVSLVVALPKVGKSSLIGAFLGAMSRGNSEYLGKQITSKAKPIYILGTDQPITDWAEILIPVGLMKKTAEDEVELVHPLKRLWTMDRPITLTEESIEQIHNLAVEEPNSIFVLDAFASLISGLGLDENHVDAVEPVRMLCEALAGTGATIVLLHHASGTNSNERAVKASRGTKALPALASNIINLSWLLPDDKTDNRIAVTTQGRSSKPVDMVIEQTDRAVWRNLGSSAEINEELKLEKVESKLNDRQNLVLTLVNSLTPHWPIDSLNVSKQLADEFSNQHGKVSALSTLNQLYKKGLIKKRSFCTENRGKVAGFYPRSWATCHSISDENFECLQNYFKKTDI